In Cryptomeria japonica chromosome 5, Sugi_1.0, whole genome shotgun sequence, the genomic window TGAGTCATCTACTCCAAGGGAGATAACTGTAGCTTTTGGAAAAAACAGAGTAAATACAAATAAAACAGGGCGATGAAAACAAAGGAAACAGAGAATGTTGTTTTACAGAATCTTTTTATTCATTCAATCTATTTACAATTTTTTGCACTGTATTTCAACCGTTACAAAGGGCAGTCTTTTATAGAGGTTGCAGCCTCTTGGAACAAATAGTTCACTTCTATATTAAATGATTATATTCCATGTATTCAACATGCACCATATTCAGCTAATTGGGAGATCTAAAAATAAATCAATGTAAATAAAATCTTAAATTAACTAACTAAAAATATGACTTGAGCGTTGTGTCCACGATGCATGAAGTGTATTAGGGTGGAACTCCTGGTAAGCCAACATAGCGGTGGAACTGGGAGCTCAACTCTACAATAACTACATCATTTGACTTCTCCAAAGAAAAGGAAATAATGTGGAGTAGACACGCAAATGATGAAGGAAATATAAAGAAAAGAGTTTATActtttatatatgagatgatgatcTCCTGTTACCATTGAATTTACAGTTGTTGATTTATGTGAGTACAAACATTTTAACTATTAATCTCAATGTCGACCGTTACAAACAAGGATTGTTGGGAGTGCAAGATAGACTTCCCGCGGTTTGGGTCAATAGTGGCACAAGTGTTCCTAGGAAAACTTTGAATTTCTGCTGAGAGCTGTAGTTGGGGAGTGCTTTCCCTTTGCCAGATGGTTGGAAGTATGCTCCATTTGCAAAACTATCTCTCACGGACTTCCACAACCAACGATTTCCATTTGGGTCCTCACGCCATGTCACCTGCTTCTTATACTCCTCGTTAGGCGCCACAAACCGATTCCCTTCGCTTCTGATGACGGGACCTGCGCTTCCTCCAATTGCATATATTCCCCACGGTTCGTAGTTGTTATTGGCAACATGCACATACCCATGTCTACACCTGCTTCAAGCCAATTGCCAACGACGTGATTAGGCTAAACAAGGTCATTCGTCACGAGGCAAAAGGATTTCAGGTTGAATTGTATTTACCTTGGCATACGTTGAATGAGCCCAGGCCCAAAGTGGTTGAACGCCACAGTCACCTCCATGGCTTTATCAGCTGTATAATCATCGCTGTGTCCCAAGAGCATCACCTGTAGTGTTTCAATGGACAGTCAAGATGAGCCATTCACCCATATACATGAAACCAGTCTACACTGCACATTTTTGTCTATTACTAGTTACCTTATCATGGTAAGAGAAGCGGTTGTTAGAAATGGTAACTGCGGTGGATGCAAGTGTGACATCTACAAGTCCGTCTGCGCAACTGGAGAGGTTGTTATGGTCGATCCAAATGTCTCGTGAAGTAACAACTGAAATTCCATCTCCATCTTGTGTATCCATCATCCCAAGGCTCATGGATTGTGAGAGGAGAACGTTACCAGCTACACTTGCCTTGCAGTCGTGGATGTTTAATCCGTGGATGATAATGTTGCTGACATTGAAGAGGCGTATGCAAGGCCCATTGCTTATGTGAACATTTGAGCCCCTTGCGTCGATAGTCTTGTGGCTGGTCACAAACAGGGGCATCTCAAGCTTTATCTTCATATCACTGGCGAAAACTATCCATAGAGGACCGTCGCGAGTAACTCCATATCTGAGAGTCCCGGGCAGGGGATTCACAGCATTGTCATCCGGACTGGTGACTGtgtatatctctcctcctttgccTCCCTTGGCTGCGCTTCCAAAGCCCACAACACAATCAGCAAGCTTCATTCTGTTTTGTGCCCAATTTGGATCTCTTCG contains:
- the LOC131033830 gene encoding pectate lyase 1-like, which codes for MASPCWMHFLFIFLSLSLSSSTSYNPIDKCWRRDPNWAQNRMKLADCVVGFGSAAKGGKGGEIYTVTSPDDNAVNPLPGTLRYGVTRDGPLWIVFASDMKIKLEMPLFVTSHKTIDARGSNVHISNGPCIRLFNVSNIIIHGLNIHDCKASVAGNVLLSQSMSLGMMDTQDGDGISVVTSRDIWIDHNNLSSCADGLVDVTLASTAVTISNNRFSYHDKVMLLGHSDDYTADKAMEVTVAFNHFGPGLIQRMPRCRHGYVHVANNNYEPWGIYAIGGSAGPVIRSEGNRFVAPNEEYKKQVTWREDPNGNRWLWKSVRDSFANGAYFQPSGKGKALPNYSSQQKFKVFLGTLVPLLTQTAGSLSCTPNNPCL